In Biomphalaria glabrata chromosome 11, xgBioGlab47.1, whole genome shotgun sequence, the following proteins share a genomic window:
- the LOC106054777 gene encoding uncharacterized protein LOC106054777 produces MLMKTAVTFIGNIFLLLVQFDITYCILRQQSDFQIPCNRTLINLEEHDLVEFRECVCNQTIQLCETRNFQLNYYSEENHDCSLSMKQICSTQFVGIVNCTHVNTNVSTPILVVQFGVSQCAIESLICFSLTNVLPKDKDFNTSLNFDGPSSSLVKIPSSMETSVFEPSVSGINPTPSSTTGTFPSLLTPTIHVSDVNGISSDSFTSLEMTLVSSLPEPGINSVFTSAPKSSMLTTFSRMSPTSSFISSYTQLYTLAYAPSSTQMPGTTLGPPERRDVAELALLICAAVMLFICILILVVVIVYFKKRLARLQESRRSLTS; encoded by the exons ATGCTGATGAAAACCGCCGTTACATTTATTGGAAACATCTTTTTATTGTTAGTTCAGTTTGATATAACATATTGTATATTGCGCCAACAATCTGACTTTCAAATTCCTTGTAACAGAACTCTTATCAATCTTGAGGAACACGATCTAGTCGa ATTCAGAGAATGTGTATGTAATCAGACCATACAGTTGTGTGAGACACGCAATTTCCAACTCAACTATTACTCAGAAGAAAATCATGATTGCAGTCTATCGATGAAACAGATTTGCTCCACACAATTTGTAGGGATTGTCAATTGTACTCATGTTAATACTAATGTTTCTACACCAATTCTAGTGGTTCAATTTGGAGTATCTCAGTGTGCTATTGAGAGTTTAATCTGTTTCAGCCTCACAAATGTCCTACCTAAGgacaaagattttaatacttctTTAAACTTTGATGGCCCTTCTAGCTCATTGGTTAAAATTCCTAGTTCAATGGAAACATCAGTATTCGAACCATCTGTCTCTGGGATAAATCCAACACCATCCTCAACAACTGGAACATTTCCCAGCTTATTGACGCCTACCATACATGTATCTGATGTGAATGGAATCAGCTCAGATTCGTTTACTTCTTTGGAGATGACTTTAGTTTCATCCTTGCCAGAGCCTGGGATTAATTCTGTGTTCACTTCAGCTCCTAAGTCCTCCATGCTGACAACCTTTTCTAGGATGTCTCCAACCTcatcattcatttcatcatACACTCAATTATACACTCTGGCGTATGCTCCATCCAGCACCCAGATGCCTGGCACAACATTGGGACCGCCAGAGCGAAGGGACGTTGCCGAGTTGGCGTTGTTGATCTGCGCTGCCGTGATGCTGTTCATCTGTATACTCATCCTTGTAGTTGTCATTGTGTATTTCAAGAAGCGTCTTGCTCGATTACAGGAGTCTAGGCGGTCACTTACTTCATGA
- the LOC106054776 gene encoding uncharacterized protein LOC106054776 isoform X1, giving the protein MSWWTCLVLKSLLAATCMVAVQSQTQPQLVFHFVANTTSKTKLPDSRDIHLQAHLESLLYGLMCKSPGNKFIVRVSPGSGTTEVVDEIIGLHNTSDNVKNCLFPGLNPIKCDEENFCALGNKCTATVMAVCQRHGTMSRWLMTQVVDVTIDQVDGAIVLVRCLTKCESGEPQDEHDHDDENGISYMAVGLIVGGVVFGAFILVLAVVIWKIRDTKYLEYPDHPHHVHHVHYVTK; this is encoded by the exons ATGTCTTGGTGGACTTGTTTGGTACTGAAGTCTCTGCTAGCTGCCACGTGTATGGTAGCTGTTCAGTCGCAGACACAGCCTCAACTCGTCTTTCATTTCGTGGCCAACACCACGTCAAAAACAAAACTACCAGATTCCAGAGATATTCACCTGCAGGCACACCTGGAATCACT ACTTTACGGGTTGATGTGCAAGTCTCCAGGAAATAAATTCATAGTCCGAGTGAGTCCCGGCAGTGGCACCACAGAAGTGGTGGACGAGATTATAGGGCTGCACAACACCAGCGACAACGTCAAGAACTGCCTCTtcccgggtttgaaccccaTCAAATGCGACGAGGAGAACTTCTGCGCCCTGGGCAACAAGTGCACGGCCACGGTGATGGCGGTCTGCCAGCGACACGGCACCATGTCCAGGTGGCTGATGACCCAGGTGGTGGACGTCACCATCGACCAAGTGGACGGCGCCATTGTGCTGGTCAGGTGCTTGACCAAATGTGAGTCTGGGGAGCCGCAGGACGAGCACGACCACGACGACGAGAACGGAATCTCTTACATGGCCGTGGGGCTTATCGTAGGGGGCGTCGTTTTTGGGGCGTTCATCTTGGTTCTGGCGGTGGTCATCTGGAAGATCAGGGACACGAAGTACCTGGAGTATCCTGACCACCCCCATCATGTCCACCACGTCCACTATGTCACCAAATAA
- the LOC106054776 gene encoding uncharacterized protein LOC106054776 isoform X2: MSWWTCLVLKSLLAATCMVAVQSQTQPQLVFHFVANTTSKTKLPDSRDIHLQAHLESLLYGLMCKSPGNKFIVRVSPGSGTTEVVDEIIGLHNTSDNVKNCLFPGLNPIKCDEENFCALGNKCTATVMAVCQRHGTMSRWLMTQVVDVTIDQVDGAIVLVRCLTKCSALQIKKDDKKKQRVDSALTKALKNITRCLILAVRKLFMVSCLFCFCYQPFSAFP, encoded by the exons ATGTCTTGGTGGACTTGTTTGGTACTGAAGTCTCTGCTAGCTGCCACGTGTATGGTAGCTGTTCAGTCGCAGACACAGCCTCAACTCGTCTTTCATTTCGTGGCCAACACCACGTCAAAAACAAAACTACCAGATTCCAGAGATATTCACCTGCAGGCACACCTGGAATCACT ACTTTACGGGTTGATGTGCAAGTCTCCAGGAAATAAATTCATAGTCCGAGTGAGTCCCGGCAGTGGCACCACAGAAGTGGTGGACGAGATTATAGGGCTGCACAACACCAGCGACAACGTCAAGAACTGCCTCTtcccgggtttgaaccccaTCAAATGCGACGAGGAGAACTTCTGCGCCCTGGGCAACAAGTGCACGGCCACGGTGATGGCGGTCTGCCAGCGACACGGCACCATGTCCAGGTGGCTGATGACCCAGGTGGTGGACGTCACCATCGACCAAGTGGACGGCGCCATTGTGCTGGTCAGGTGCTTGACCAAAT GTTCTGCCTTGCAGATCAAAAAGGACGACAAGAAGAAACAGCGAGTCGACTCGGCACTAACCAAAGCGTTGAAGAACATCACACGATGTCTGATTTTGGCTGTCAGGAAACTTTTCATGGTCTCGTGCTTGTTTTGCTTCTGCTACCAACCGTTCAGTGCATTCCCCTGA